The following are from one region of the Nicotiana tomentosiformis chromosome 7, ASM39032v3, whole genome shotgun sequence genome:
- the LOC138895292 gene encoding secreted RxLR effector protein 161-like yields the protein MDSGTKLSKFDEGENIDSTFFKGLVGSLRYLTYTRTYIFFVVGVVSRFMEASTSTHLKVTRRILRYLKGTIDFGLFYSSSSNFNLMGFCDSDYVGDIDGRKSTTGFVFFLGDSVISWSSKKQSIVTLSTCEAEYIGATSCTSHAIWMRRLLKELNLSQIEAT from the coding sequence atggatagtgggacaaaattgtccaagtttgatgaaggagaaaatATTGATTCCACATTTTTCAAAGGTCTTGtgggaagtttgaggtacttgacttaTACCAGGACATATATATTCTTTGTTGTTGGAGTAGTAAGCCGCTTCATGGAAGCTTCTACCTCCACCCATTTGaaagtcactagaagaattcttcgttacctaaaaggtacgattgactttgggctattttattcttcttctagtaatttcaaccttatgggattttgtgatagtgattatgtGGGAGATATTGATGGTAGAAAAAGCACAACtggttttgtgtttttcttgggtgattccgttatttcttggagttcaaagaaacaatCCATCgttactctctcgacttgtgaagctGAATATATAGGAGCAACATCTTGTACATCTCATGCTATTTGGATGAGAAGATTGCtgaaggagctcaatttatcACAAATTGAAGCTACATAG